From the genome of Arthrobacter russicus:
TCGAAAGCGGCCGCTGGCCGTCCGACGTCCTGCTTGGCTTCCGCACTCCGGCGACCAGCAAATCCGCGGCGGCTTGGAATGCCGGGCATCTCGCCGCCCTGCCCTTCCTGAAAGTCGGCAGCTGGGCCGCGTTGGCCGGCGGCCTGCTGTTGGCCGCCGCAGGCTTCCTCACCAACGGCCTGGCCGGCGGTGCGCTCATCCTGGTGATGGTGGGCGTTTTCTGCTGGGTGGTGCCGTTGGGGATCTTGTTCCTGGGCGGTTTCAAGGCCGATCAGGTCGCCAACGCCACCAAAGGCTGAGCCGCCCGCACAGCAGGTCGCTCCCAGCTCCGGGGGCGCCCGCCGTCGCCCTGCGCATCCGCCGCGGCGGCAAGTCACCGATCCCAGGCCGAACCGTTACTATTCTGCACAGGAACGAATGATTGGGGACGCCATGCCGAACGCCACACCTGCTCTCGCCGGTAATCTGAGCCGGATCCTGCCGCGCATGATGCGCCGCGATCCGCATGAACCGCACCGCGCGGCAACGCCGCTCGAGCTCTTCTTCGACCTGGTCTTCGTGGTCGCCGTCGCTGCTGCCGGCAAGGCCCTGTTCAGCTTTGAGGGCGAAGGCAACTTCGGCGTCGGGTTGCTCGGCTTCGCAATGTCCTTCATCGCAATTTGGTGGGCCTGGATGAACTTCACCTGGTTCGCCAATTCCTACGGCACCGACGACTGGTATTACCGGGTGCTGACCGTGGTCCAGATGGCCGGCGCACTCGTCTTCGCGGCAGGTGTGCCGGGCATCGCCAATCCGGACAATCCGGATTTCACGCTCGGCGTGCTCGGCTATGTGCTGATGCGCATCGCGATGATCGCGCAATGGCTTCGCGCCGCGTACAGCGATCCGGAAGGCCGGAAAACCGCACTCGCCTACGCGCTCGGCATCGCCGTGGTGCAGGTTTACTGGGTCTGCTACCTGTTCCTCATTCCGAACGAACTCAAGCTCGGCATGTTCTGGCTGGGCATGATTCTGGAAATCAGCGTCCCGGTGATCGCGGAACGGTTCAAAACCACCCCGTGGCACCGGCACCACATCACCGAACGTTACGGCCTGTTCACCATCATCGTGCTCGGCGAATCAGTCCTCGCCTCGACCAACGCCGTCGTCGAGGCGGCCGCCGAAGCCCAGAAAGCACCGGAGCTGCTGGACAACCTGATCCTGGTTGCGAGCACCGGCTTCGTGATCGTCGCCTGCTTGTGGTGGATCTACTTCGCGCTGCCGCAGCACGAGTTGATCACCAATCTGCGCACCGGGCTGTTCTGGGGTTACGGGCGCTACTTCGTCTTCGGCGCGGCGGCTGCGGTGTCCGCGGGCATCGAAGTGGCGCTGGCCGTGGAGACCCATAAAGCCACGCTTGAATCCGCGGCGGCAGCCGCTGCACTGTGCATTCCCGTTGCGGTCTTCGTGTTCTTCGTCTGGCTGCTGATCGTCCGGCCGCAATGCACCACGGCCACCAACCTGGTGATGCCCGGCGCAGCGGTGTTGATCGCGCTCAGCGTCTTCGCGCCTTACTCGCTGCAAATCACCGCCGGGATCCTGGTGCTACTGGTGGTCTTGCTCACCGTGCACACGGTACCGAAGCGGACCAAACACCTGGTCTGATTGCTCCCTGTCGTTTCTGCCCGCCGAACCGGCCGGTTTAGCGGGCAGAAACGACGATGTCCCACTGAGTTCGCTGACTCAGTGGGACATCGTCGTTTCCAGGCTCTGGAACTAGGCTTCGAGTGCGGCCAGCGCCTTCGGATCGGAATCGTTCAAGAAAACCGTGATCCGCTCGGCCTCTCCGCTTTCGCCGATCGCCCGGGCGGCCCGGCCCAACGCATAGAGCGCGCGCAGGAACCCGCGGTTCGGCTCGTGCGACCAGGGCACCGGTCCAACTCCGCGCCAGCCGTTGCGCCGCAACGCATCGAGGCCGCGGTGGTAGCCGGTCCGGGCGTAGGCGTAGGACTCGATGGTGCGGCCCTCGGCAAAAGCTTCGTCTGCGAGGATCGCCCAGGGCAAGGACGACGCCGGGAAGCCGGCGGCCAGGTCCTCGGCCTCGTCTCCGGCGGCAACCCGGGCGAGCAGCTCGGTCTCCTCCGGAAGCAGGGTCGCGTCCGGGCCGAGCAGGTTGGTCCGGAATTCGTCCGACATGTTCAGAACGTCTTCCCGGCGGAGCCGAGCTCCTGGGCGGCCAGGACCACGCGGGCAGCCAGGCCGGCTTCGGCCGAAGCACCCCAGACACGGGGATCGTAGAGCTTTTTGTTGCCGACCTCGCCGTCGACCTTGAGCACGCCGTCGTAGTTCTTGAACATGTGGTTCGCCACCGGCCGGGTGTAGGCGTACTGGGTATCGGTGTCGATGTTCATCTTGATCACGCCGTAGGAGACCGCATCCGCGATCTCCTGCGGTGAAGAGCCGGAACCGCCGTGGAAGACCAGGTCGAAGGGGTTGGCCTTGCCGAGCTTGGCACCGACCTGCTCCTGGATCTCCTTGAGGATCTCCGGGCGGAGTTTCACATTGCCGGGCTTGTACACGCCGTGCACGTTGCCGAAGGTCAACGCCGTGATGTAACGGCCGTTCTCCCCGGAACCCAAGGCTTCCACCGTGGCCAGGCCATCGGCGACCGTGGAGTACAGCTTGTCATTGATTTCATTGTCGACGCCGTCTTCTTCGCCGCCGACCGCGCCGATCTCTACCTCGAGGATCATCTTGGCCGCGGAGGTGCGGGCCAGCAGTTCACGTCCGATGCGCAGGTTTTCCTCCAGCGTTTCCGCCGATCCGTCCCACATGTGCGAATTGAAGATCGGGTCTTTTCCGGCCTTCACCGCGGCTTCGGATTCGGCGAGCAGCGGGAGCACGAAGCCGTCCAGTTTGTCCTTGGGGCAGTGGTCGGTGTGCAGCGCGATGTTCACCGGGTAGTTCTTCGCGACTTCCCGGGCGAACGCGGCAAAAGCCAGCGACCCCACGACCATGTCCTTCACCGAAGCGCCGGACCAATAAGCGCCGCCTCCGGTGGAGACCTGGACGATGCCGTCCGAGCCGGCGTCGGCAAAGCCCTGCAGCGCAGCGTTGAGGGTCTGGGACGAGGTCACGTTCACCGCGGGGTAGGCGAATCCGCCAGCTTTGGCGCGGTCGATCATCTCGGCATACTGATCAGGCGTTGCGATGGGCATACAGGCTCCTTGACGGTCTTCGGTTCAGCGGCTTGAGCACCGCACTACGGGGCGGCTGCCGCTCTGGGCACCATCCTAATAGGCGGAGAACGGCGGGAGCCAGCAGTTCGCCATGAACTGCCGGCTCCCGGTCACCTCCGGTTCGGCCTTGCCGGCCAGGCGATGCCGCTCAGCGGCTGACCAGCCCGGCGAACAACGCCAACTTGAAGTTCACGCTGCCCAAGCCAGTCACATCGTCGTAGCCCTTGGCGGTCTTGAGCGAGGTGTCCTGGTCGAGCGTGTTCAGGTATTTGTTGCCGGAAGCCGCACTCGTATACGCCAGCGCCACCGGGGTTTTCGGCGGCTGCACATCGGTGAACACCGAGGGCACGAGTTTGCTCAGCTTGTACAGCGCGGGGTTCGCGAACCCGAAGACATTGCCGCTGATCTGCTGTGCGACCGCAGCCTGACCGGCAGCCAGCGGGGTGGCCAACGAGGTGCCGCCGATCGACTCGGTCAGGTAGTCGCCGGTCTGCAGGGTCTCGTCATCGACGATCGGGCTCAGCCCGATCAGCATGCCGGTGTACGGATCGGCCAGCGAGGCGATGTCCGGGGAAACCCGGTGCCCTTTGGCCAGTGAGTCGGGCACGACGCCCTTCTGGTATGCGGGCTGGTCGAAGACCGCGCTCACCCCGCCGCCGGCTCCGCCGCCCTGCCGCTGGCCGGGCGCGGGGCTCTCGTATGCCGTGCTGCCGTCCGGGTTGCTGATCACTTTGTCCAGCCGATTCCCCCAACCGGTTTCGAAAAGGTAATTGCCGGCGCGGTCGACCTCCAACGACGTGCCGCCGACCGAGGTGACCCACGGCGAGCTGGCCGGGAAATCGGGCGAGGGGTAGCCCAGCTTGGCCGCCTGATCGCCGTTGTCCCCGCTGGAGAAATACAGGCCGATACCCTCTCCGGCAGCCTGCAAGTGGATGTTGACCGTGCCGTCGATGACGTCTTGGGGCAACGCCTCACCGACGTTGCCGTAGCTGTTCGAAACGATGTTGGCCAACTTGCCGTCCAAAATCTTGGACATCGCAACGTCCAGTCCGCCACCGCAGTTGAAGCCGCCCACATAGAGGATGTTGGCCTGCGGAGCGGTCGCGTGCACCGAGTCGACGTCGAGCGACTGCTCGCCCTGCCAGCCGCTGGGGAACTGGCAATTGGCCTGGTCGCTGAACTCCGCCGGGGTCGGCACGATCTCCCGGTAGCTCTTGCTGTCCATCGCCGGCAATCCGTTGTCCTTGGAGTACCGGTTGATGTCCGCCAGCATGCTCGGCGAGGCGTAGGCATCGATGATCGCCACGGTTTGACCGGCGCCGCCGAAGAGCTTTTTACCGGCCGGATCGTTGGGCAACCCGTAAGCACTGCGCACCTGGCTGGGCGTATAGCCGCAGCCGAAGGTGCTGAAAGCGGTCTTGCCGTACGCCTCGGGCAAGCTGTCTTGATGCTCGTTGTAATAGTTCGAGCACTCCGCAGACGGCTTCGGCTTGGGCCTGGCCTGATCGGTGCCGATTCCGGCCGACGGATCGGATTCCTCGAAATCGCCCGCCGTGCGGTTGGTCGGCTTGGTGTTCAACCGGCCTTGGTCGATGCTCAGACCCTGCACCAGCGGCGCGATGGCCGGCGCCACCCGGGGCACCGAGCTCGGCCCGACCAGCGTGCTGCCCTTGAAGTTGTAATTGTGCAGCGTGGTGTTGAACGCGGCCGACATCTGGGTCGCCGTGCCGCGGAACACTACATAGAGCCGGCTCTGCGGGACCGCGGTGATGCTGAACCCCTGCGCCTTGAGCTGACCGACGACTTTGTCGGAATCCTGCTGGCTCGGGGCGAAGCGCTTGATCCAGGCATCCGGGGTCAGCCACTTTTTGAAGCCGGGGTTGCCCGGGGTGGAAACCGCAGTGGCCAAGGCTTCGGCCCCTGCTTTGTCCCGCAGCGGCAGGTAGATTTCACCTTCCACCGTGGTGTCGTCTGCCGTGATCCCCTGATCGTTGGCGGTATTGGCCCAGCTGGGCACCGCGTCGGGGAAGGAGTTGTCGATGGAAACCGGCGAAGCGATCGCCGCCGTCGAACCCAAAGCCAGGACACACGCCGTCGTGGCTCCGATGGCTACTGCTTTTTGCAGCCATCGAGAATTCATCCGTGGATTTTTCATTCAATTTCTTCCACTCTTCAGGCACCCTTTGTGCCTGCACGAGGTTGATCGTAAGCCCGACGGCGCGTGGAAAATAGGTTTCTCAGGCAATTATTTCCGGAAGCGTCGAGATTCGCCTTAAAGCGGCTTTCCCAGCATTCTTCGCTGGAAGAATGCTGGGAAAGCAGGGTTAATTTTCCGGGCGTTCCGAGTCGGTCAGACTGCCCAACAGTTGTTCGTCGCCGGCAGTCCGGCGACCCGGCCTTCGAGGAAGCCGAACAGGTTCGGCAGCAATGCGGCATATCCGCCCACGTGGGTGGGTACCAAGGTATTCGTCCATTCCACAGTGCTGCCTTTGGCACACCAGCGCTTGGCGAACTCGCGCGCCTGCTGGGCCGGGATGACGTCGTCGAACAGGCTCTGGCCGACCATCACCGGAGCGCTCGGCTTGCCGACCACGCCGAGTTTCTGTTTGTCGAGAACCGTCTTGAGCGGACCTGAAGTCGTCAGCTGGGAGAGTTTCTTGCCGGAATTCGTCAGGGTTCCGGTATTCAGGAACGCCGCCGAGGGAAGCGTGGTGAAGAGGCATTCCTGCGCCGTCTTGGCCAGCGTTGCCTGGCCTTTGGCGTTGGCATAATCGGCGACATTGAATCCTTCTGCAGCAGCCAGGCCATTGACCGCATAGAGCAGGAACCCGGTGTAAAGACCGCCGTCGATGTTGCTGGCCACCGCCTGCAGGTCCGCCGGGACCGCACCGGCATAGGTGCCGATCAGCTTCAGCTCCGGCGCATAGGCCGAGGCCAGCTCGGCCGCGGAAGCCGCCGCGCCGCCGCCCTGCGAATAGCCCACAATGCCCACCCGGGTGTTCGCGGTCAGCCCAGGGATATTCAGGTTGAGCGCAGCCCTGGCCATGTCCAGCACCGCGTGCCCCTGGGATTCCCGGGCCAGATAGGTGTGCATGCCGTCGGTCCCGAGGCCTTCGTAGTCGGTGATCGCCACCGCATAGCCGCGGGCGAGCAGGCCTTTGATCAGCAGGCCTTCGTATTCCTGTCCCATCGCGAGCAATTTGCTGGGCGCACAGCTGTCGCCCTGGCCCTGGGTTCCAGGGGCCACCGTGACCAGCGGACGCGGGCCGAAGCCGATCCAACTGCCTTGCGGCATCAAGACCGTCCCGGTGACGCCGATCGGCTTGCCCTGGTTGTTGGTGCTCTTGTACATCACCCGGGTGACATTGGCCCCGGAAGAAATCAACTTGAGCGGATCGACGAAGAAACTCGAGGGCTGCTGCCGGATCAAGTCGCCGTTGTTGGCCGGAAAACTGGTGGGCGCTTGATAGAAGTCCGCCGGCGCAGCTTCTGTAGCGGGGCTGGCTGCCTGGGCGTTCGCGGTGCCGAGCACCAAGGACCCGGTCAGCGCGAGCGCGACCATTCCGGCAGTGGCGATTCTGCGTATTGCGGTACTGGATTGGCGCATACTCTTATCTCCATTGATAATCGCCCGAACGGGCTATCGAGTGTGACACCTTTCACATTACTGGCCAGTAACTTACCGCTACCGTTTCGTTATCCACTCGTTACCTGAGAATCCACGCCGCGCGCTCTCCGCAGGCCCGTCCAATTGACAGGTTCAGTGGGCTAGGACGTCTCTGCCCACTGAAAGTTCTGATTGGACGGGCGTGGGAAGGAACGGATCGACACCGGGAATCCTAGACCGACTGGTGGAACACGTGCCGGCGGATCCAGGCGTGCATGGCGATCGCGGCAGCAGCCGAGGCGTTGATCGACCGGGTGGAGCCGAACTGCGCGATGGAGAGCGTCGCCTCGGCTTTCTCATGCACCGCATCGGTCAAGCCCGGCCCCTCCTGGCCGAAGACCAGAACGCATTTGCGCGGCAGGTCATAGGTCTCCAGCGGCACCGAATCCGGGAAGTTGTCGATCCCGATCACCGCGATGCCTTCCGCTTCGGCCCAGGCCACGAAGTCTTCGACCGTCGGGTGGTGCCGGACGTGCTGATACTTGTCGGTGACCATGGCGCCTCGCCGGTTCCAACGGCGTCGGCCGATGATGTGCACCTCTTTGGCCAAAAAGGCATTCGCGCAACGCACCACGGAGCCGATGTTCAAGTCGTGCTGCCAGTTTTCGATCGCCACATGGAACTCGTGCCGGCGCGCATCCAGCTCGGCGACGATCGCATCGTGTTTCCAGTAGCGGAATTCATCGACCACATTCCGGCGGTCGCCCTCGGCCAGCAATTCCGGATCCCAATGCTCGCCGACCGGCCATTCGCCCGACCAAGGGCCCAACCCCACCGGGTCCACCGGCCCGACCGGCTCTTCGGATCCACTCGACGGATCGGCAATCGCCGGAACTTCGCCGTCGTCTTTCAGCTCATCGCTCACCTGACTACCCTACTGGCAGCAGACTGCCCGGCCGGAACCGCACCGGCCGGGCAGTGTGCCAACGCTTACAGCGCCGCGCAGTTGTTGACTGCGGGCGAACCGTTCACCCGCGCAGCCAGAAAACCGAACATCGTCGGCAGGAATCCGGCTGCGGCCCCGACGTGCGTCGGGACCACCGAATTCTCGAACTGCACCGTCGCGCCGCCTTGGCACCACTGCTGCGCCATCGCTTTGGTCTGCGTCGGCTCGATCACATCATCCAAGAGACTCTGCGCAACCAGGACCGGGAACTTGGTCGGCGCGGCCTTGCCGATCAGCTGCTTTTCCAATGCGGCCCGGATCGTCGGATCGGTTTGCGCCAGCACACTGAGCTTCTGGCCCGACAGCGTGTACTTGGCGGTGTCCTGGAAGGCGCTCGGCGCGATCGACTCCACGGTGCAGAGCCCGTCGTTCTGGGCGATCGCAGCCAAGCCGGCGGCGTTGGCGTACTTGGTCAGATCGATGTTTTCCGCGGTTGCGATCCCGGAGACCGCACTGAGCAGGAAGGCCTGGTAGAGGCCGCCCTCAAGGAATTTCGCCACTTCCAGCAGATTGGCCGGAACCGCGCCGGCGTATGCGCCGATGATCTTCAGTTCCGGGGCGTAGCTTGCGGCCAATTCGGACGCTGCAGCAGTCGCTTCACCGCCCTGCGAGTACCCGGACAACAAAACCGGCCCATTGCCGGGCAGGCCGGCCAGCCCGGAACGCTGCGCCGCCCGGACGGCATCGAGTACGGCGTTTCCGGTGGCGACCCGGGCCATGTAGGTGGACTTCGGCGCGGTCCCCACCCCTTGGTAGTCGGGAATCGTGACCGCGTATCCAGCCGCCAGGAGGCCTTTGACGATCGCCCCTTCGTAATCTTCGCCGGTTGCCAAGCGCTTGGACGGCGCGCATTGGTCGCCGTTGCCCTTGGTCCCCGGGTTGAAGGCCACCAACGGGCGCTCGCTCACGCCCAGCCAGGGCCGCAGTGGATCCTGCAGTTTCAGCCACGGGGTCTTCGGCATCAACACCGTACCGGTGGCGGCGATCGGTTGCCCTTGGGAGTCGGTGCTTTTGTACATGATCCGCTGCACCTGCGCTTGAGCCGGTGTGAGCTTGAGCGGCTCCAGATAGAAGCTGGAAGCCTCCTGCTTGACGATCGTGCCGTTTTGCGCCGGCAACGTCGCCGGAATCGCGTAGAAGTCTTCGGCCGCATTCGCGGCGCCCAACGGAATGAGCAAACTCGCAGCGAGCGCGGACAACGCCGCAAGCCCGCCGATGGTGTGCCTGGTCTTCATCAGATCCCCTTCTGAACAATCCCCCAACGTGACCCTCGCCACAGCTTAAACTTACCCACGGGTAACTTATCCCTGACAAGCCGTTTCGACTGTGAATCAGACGATTCACAGCAATGCCGAATCGAAAGTCCGGGCTCCCCGCGGCAGCGGACTCCGCCCTTGCCGGGCAGACAGTGAACCGCCCGGTGGCTGATCCAGCGCAAACGGTGGAAGATTGACCCATGGCACATGACGAACCGCGCAACGCCGCAGACATCGAATGTTGGCTCACCGATATGGACGGCGTGCTGGTGCACGAAAACCAGGCCGTCCCCGGCGCCGCCGAACTGATCCAACGCTGGGTGGACACTTCCAAGCGGTTCTTGGTGCTGACCAACAACTCGATCTACACGCCCCGGGACCTCGCCGCCCGGTTGAAGGCTTCCGGATTGGAGGTCCCGGAGGAAAACCTCTGGACTTCGGCGCTGGCGACCGCCGAGTTCCTGAAATCGCAAATGCCGGGCGGCCGGGCTTTCGTGATCGGCGAGGCCGGATTGACCACGGCGCTGCACGAAGCCGGCTTCATCCTCACCGACCAGAATCCCGACTACGTGGTGTTGGGCGAAACCCGGACGTACTCGTTCGAAGCAATCACCCAGGCGATCCGTCTGATCGCCGACGGCGCGCGGTTCATCGCGACCAACCCGGATGCCACCGGGCCGTCGAAGGAAGGCCCCTTGCCGGCCACCGGCGCGATCGCAGCCTTGATCACGAAGGCGACCAATCGCGAGCCCTACATCGTGGGGAAACCGAATCCGATGATGTTCCGTTCCGCGATGAACCAGATCGAAGCCCATTCGGAAACCACTGCGATGATCGGCGACCGGATGGACACCGACATCATCGCGGGCATGGAAGCCGGGCTGCACACCGTGCTGGTGATGACCGGAATCACCCAGCCCGGTGATGTGGAAGCCTACCCGTTCCGTCCGGACCAGACCTTGGATTCGGTTGCGGATCTGATCCCGCTGGTTTAGCGCGAGCTCCAGGGAATGTCGGCAGCCTTGTTGTAGCCGATCCCCATTGCTTCCCAGCGTTTGGAATGCTCCAGGACCCGGCGCACCAACTCCTGATAACTGGGTTGGGTGCTCCGATCCACGCTGGGGCTCCAGCCCAGTTCGGCCACTGCAGGAAGTCTCGGGAAGAGCATGAAATCGGTGTAGGTCCGGGCTGGAGCGTAAACCCGGGTGGGGCCGAACGGCTTGTCACCGAACTGGTTGGCACTGTCGCTCCACAATGAGGCTTCGACGCCGAGCACTGCGGATTCGGCGATCGGCGCTCCACCCAGCACCGTGGTGGGTTCCCAGTTCCACGCGGTACGCAGGTTGATCAGACCGGCCCAGCTGCGGCCGTAGGCGGTCTGATTGTCGTATTTCATGTCCAGATATGAGCGATTCGCCGGCGACAAGACCAACTGGTGGCCCGCGTCGACGGCTTGCCGAGCCATCGCGGCATCGGCCGAACCGGGGGCAGTCCCCCAATATTGCATCACCGCTCCGGCAGGCAAGGGCGCACCCTTGATCCATTCGTGCCAGGCAATCACCTTCTTGCCCGCGGCCGTCGCCACCTCATTGGCCATCGCGGTATAGGCCGTGTACTGCTCCGCAGTGGCTTTCGGCGACTCGTCTCCGCCAATGTGCAGATACCGCCCGGGGTTTTGCGCCGCCACGTCGTTGAGCACCGAGACCAGGAACTTCCGGACTTCGTCCCGGCGCTGCTGGTTCTGCAAGCCGACCAGGGAGATTCCGACGTCGAACCCGGAGTAGGGCGGAATCGCTTTCCCGTCGTCGTTGATCTCCGGAATCGAGGCCAGCGCGGCAGACGTGTGGCCGGGGCCGTCGATTTCCGGCACGATCTCGACGAACCGGCTGCCGGCATAGGCCACCAGGTCGGCATATTCCTGTTTGGTGTAGAACCACGGCCCTGAGCCGGCCACCGGATCGACGGTGCCGGGGGCGAAGCCGCTTTGCGTGCTCGCCCCGGTTTTGGTCAGCTCCGGGTATGCGTCGATCACGGTCCGCCAACCTTGGTCATCACTGAGGTGCAGGTGCAGCACGTTCAGCTTGTACAACGCCATTTGGTCGATGACCCGCTTGACATCGGCCAGCGGCACGAAGCGGCGGGCCGGATCGAGCATTACCGCGCGGTAGCCGAATCGAGGTCCGTCCACGATCTCAGCCGCCGAAATGTTCCATTCCGCCGTCACCTGCTGCCGCGACTCGATGCGGGCCGGCAGGAGTTGCCGCAGAGTCTGCACGGCGCGGAACGCGCCTTCCGGTCCGGCCGCGGAAACCATGACTCGGAGGCTGGAGACCGAAAGCCGGTAGTCTTCTGCCGCCAAGCTCTGGTCCAGTCCGAACTCGATCACCGGACCGGACTGGCTTCCCGCGGCATTGACAACCGCCAGCTGCCAACCGGTAGCCGGAGCGAGCCGGGCCGCCAAATACTCGCCAACCGGACGGAACTGCGCACCGACCACGATTTGCGTCGTCGATTTCAGTTGGAATGTCCCACCGAGGCCGACGACGAAGCTCTTCGGCCACGGGATGATCGCCGGCAACACCCCGGCGACCTGCGGTACCGCAGCAGAGGCCTGGCCTGCCGGCAGCGCCGAAGCCAGCAGCAGCGCAGCCGATCCGGTAGCCAAACTGGTCAGCACTTTTCGCCGTGATGGATCAACCGCCATGTCGGTCAGCCCCCGATGGGTTGTGCGGCTGACCGTCAACGCGACCGCAGCCTGGTTGGTTATGGCGTAAATCTAGTAAACAAGATCATATTCGCTCACATCCCGGCTGCATAGGGCAGACCGCCGAATTCAGTCCAGCCCGAGTTCGTCCTTGCTGAACGCCGCCAGATAACGGACGCCGGTTTCCTGTTCGATCAAGGCCTGCGCGCCGGTTGCGCGGTCCACGATCACGGCGACCGCCTGCACCTCGCCGCCCGCGTTCCGCACGCCTTCGACGGCCTGCAGTGGCGAAGCTCCGGTGGTCGACGTGTCTTCCAGCACGACGACGGCGCGGCCCTGCACCGAAGGCCCTTCGACCTGGCGCTTCATACCGTGCGCCTTCTGCTCCTTGCGCACCACGAAGGCGTCGATCTTCCGGTCCCGGGCCGCCGCGGTGTGCATGATCGCGGTGCCGACCGGGTCTGCGCCCAAGGTCAGGCCGCCGGCCGCCTCGAACTCGATGCCGGCGTCGTCGAGCAGGTCCAACATCACCCGGCCGACCAATCCGCTGGCTTCGTGGTGCAGCGTGATCCGGCGCAGGTCGATGTAGTAGTCGGCTTCTTTTCCGCTGGAGAGCGTCACTTTGCCGTGCACCACGGCAAGCTCCTTGATCAGTTCCAGCAGGCGGGCGCGGGCAGCGGCAGAATCCAAAGTCGAGGTCATGGCAGCAAGTTTATCGGCTCCCACCGGCAACCCCCGATCCGCGCGAACGCACACCTAAAGCAGCGGGAAGCGGGTTAGCTTCGCGGACGACGGCGGAGCGCGAGTACCACGGCGCCCGCGGCCAGTGACCCGAAGCCGAGCAGCAACAGCGGCCAGATCTCGGTGCCGGTTTCAGCCAGCGGACCATTCGACTCGACCGCGGCCGGATTCACCGAGTTGCCCGATCCGCCACCGTCCGATTGACCGTTGCCCGATTGCCCCGCTCCGGCAACAACCAGAATCGCGCTGCTCGCCACAGTCGTGCCGATCAGCACCGCGGTCAGGGTATGCGCCCCCGCGGGCACATCGGCCGGGATGGTCAGCTGCGCAGAACCGGTACCGTCAGCACCGACCGTCAGCGAACCCAACCGAACCGGCGTCGAATGCAACCAGATTTCCACCGAAGCACCAGCATCGAAACCATTCAACGAGACTTTGATCCAACCACCGGCGACGGCGTTCTGTGGGGCTTCGATCTTCGGCGCAGCTGGTTGCACCGAAATCGGCGCAACGATCACTGCTGGCGCGGCCGCAGACACATTCCCGGCCTGATCGCTCGCCCGGTAGAGCAACGACAGCCCGCCGTCGCCAGCGGCCACCGGAGCGCTGTAGCCCTGCCAGGTCTGGCCGCCGTCGAGCGAATACTCGGTGGCGGCGATCCCGGAGCCGGCATCGCTGGCAGCTAGTGCGACCTTCCGGTCGGCAACCGTGGCCGAGACCTCCGGCAGCACGGTGTCGACTTTCAACGCCAGCGATTTGGCCGCCTCGACGTTGCCTGCCTTGTCCGTCGAACGGTATTCGAAGTTCTGCACCCCGTCCGGAACGCTGACCGGAGCGGTGTAATCAGTCCACGCGCTCCCGCCCGAGCGGTATTGTGTCGAAGCAGCCGCCACATTGTCGGTAGCACTCAAGGACACGGTCGGCGCGTTCAGATACCAGCCAGAGCCCGACGGCGTTCCGCTCACCGATGCAGTGGTCACCGGGGCCTCAGTATCCGGGGCCGCACAATTGAACTTCGCATTGCCCCAGATTCCATGCGCACCGTTGATCGCATCCGCATTGGCCGGATCAAGCGAGAGCTCCAGGTACTGCACTCCGGTCAGATCGGTTTTGATCGGCTCCGGGGCAAATCCGGGTGTAAAGGTCCGGCTTTGATAGAGCTGCCGACCATCGCCGTTCACGGTGAAAATGATCTTGCCGCCGAAGTCTTTCTCCAGACCCACCGCAGCACTGAACGAGCTGCATTGACCACCCAGGTAGTAGGTGATCTTGCTCGGCGCGTGTGCACCCAAGCCCTTGGCATAGCTCGGATTCGTGCCGGTTGCCGGATCGGTGTAGTTGATCGCGAGCGGCAAATCGGGAGAATCCACAGCGTCCTTGTTCGCCACGTCCTTGCCGATCACGCCATAACCATTGCTCGCGGACACCCAGGG
Proteins encoded in this window:
- a CDS encoding S53 family peptidase, with amino-acid sequence MNSRWLQKAVAIGATTACVLALGSTAAIASPVSIDNSFPDAVPSWANTANDQGITADDTTVEGEIYLPLRDKAGAEALATAVSTPGNPGFKKWLTPDAWIKRFAPSQQDSDKVVGQLKAQGFSITAVPQSRLYVVFRGTATQMSAAFNTTLHNYNFKGSTLVGPSSVPRVAPAIAPLVQGLSIDQGRLNTKPTNRTAGDFEESDPSAGIGTDQARPKPKPSAECSNYYNEHQDSLPEAYGKTAFSTFGCGYTPSQVRSAYGLPNDPAGKKLFGGAGQTVAIIDAYASPSMLADINRYSKDNGLPAMDSKSYREIVPTPAEFSDQANCQFPSGWQGEQSLDVDSVHATAPQANILYVGGFNCGGGLDVAMSKILDGKLANIVSNSYGNVGEALPQDVIDGTVNIHLQAAGEGIGLYFSSGDNGDQAAKLGYPSPDFPASSPWVTSVGGTSLEVDRAGNYLFETGWGNRLDKVISNPDGSTAYESPAPGQRQGGGAGGGVSAVFDQPAYQKGVVPDSLAKGHRVSPDIASLADPYTGMLIGLSPIVDDETLQTGDYLTESIGGTSLATPLAAGQAAVAQQISGNVFGFANPALYKLSKLVPSVFTDVQPPKTPVALAYTSAASGNKYLNTLDQDTSLKTAKGYDDVTGLGSVNFKLALFAGLVSR
- a CDS encoding SdpI family protein; this translates as MGTIISGVVFGLLLIAIAAFCRFMVRRIESGRWPSDVLLGFRTPATSKSAAAWNAGHLAALPFLKVGSWAALAGGLLLAAAGFLTNGLAGGALILVMVGVFCWVVPLGILFLGGFKADQVANATKG
- the fbaA gene encoding class II fructose-bisphosphate aldolase gives rise to the protein MPIATPDQYAEMIDRAKAGGFAYPAVNVTSSQTLNAALQGFADAGSDGIVQVSTGGGAYWSGASVKDMVVGSLAFAAFAREVAKNYPVNIALHTDHCPKDKLDGFVLPLLAESEAAVKAGKDPIFNSHMWDGSAETLEENLRIGRELLARTSAAKMILEVEIGAVGGEEDGVDNEINDKLYSTVADGLATVEALGSGENGRYITALTFGNVHGVYKPGNVKLRPEILKEIQEQVGAKLGKANPFDLVFHGGSGSSPQEIADAVSYGVIKMNIDTDTQYAYTRPVANHMFKNYDGVLKVDGEVGNKKLYDPRVWGASAEAGLAARVVLAAQELGSAGKTF
- a CDS encoding low temperature requirement protein A, coding for MPNATPALAGNLSRILPRMMRRDPHEPHRAATPLELFFDLVFVVAVAAAGKALFSFEGEGNFGVGLLGFAMSFIAIWWAWMNFTWFANSYGTDDWYYRVLTVVQMAGALVFAAGVPGIANPDNPDFTLGVLGYVLMRIAMIAQWLRAAYSDPEGRKTALAYALGIAVVQVYWVCYLFLIPNELKLGMFWLGMILEISVPVIAERFKTTPWHRHHITERYGLFTIIVLGESVLASTNAVVEAAAEAQKAPELLDNLILVASTGFVIVACLWWIYFALPQHELITNLRTGLFWGYGRYFVFGAAAAVSAGIEVALAVETHKATLESAAAAAALCIPVAVFVFFVWLLIVRPQCTTATNLVMPGAAVLIALSVFAPYSLQITAGILVLLVVLLTVHTVPKRTKHLV
- a CDS encoding DUF3151 domain-containing protein encodes the protein MSDEFRTNLLGPDATLLPEETELLARVAAGDEAEDLAAGFPASSLPWAILADEAFAEGRTIESYAYARTGYHRGLDALRRNGWRGVGPVPWSHEPNRGFLRALYALGRAARAIGESGEAERITVFLNDSDPKALAALEA